A stretch of DNA from Equus asinus isolate D_3611 breed Donkey chromosome 20, EquAss-T2T_v2, whole genome shotgun sequence:
AAGTTTGCACGTGAGTGTCTGGGGCAAGAACGTTCCAGGCAGACGGCacagctggtgcaaaggccctggggcaggactgGGCCTGGCATGTTGAAGGAGTAGCgaggaggcctgtgtggctggagcagagggagcgaggacaagagagggaggagggaaggtgaGGGCAGGGGACGCAGGAGGTCGTGCAGGGCCTGGGGGGCACGGTGAGGACTTGGGTTTCTCCCACGAGTAAGGTGGGAGCCTGGAGGGTTGCGGGTGGAGGAGGGCGGGCCTGACTCAGGGGCTCCCGGGCGCCCTCTGGTGGGGAGCTGCGGGGAGGTCAGACCATGGTGGGGGCGAGGGCGGGAGCCCGGGGGCCAGGGCGGAGGGCACTGCGCTTGTCCAGGGGGCGATGCTGGGGGACCACGTGGAGACAGTGGAGAGAGAAGTGGGCGGATCCGGGGTAGATTTTAAATCGATCAAACCGCCTTGTTTTCTTCGGCGGAGCCCCCGGAGGGACGGCGCTTCCATTTCCTGCGGGAGGAGCCACTTTGAGGGGTAAGTGGGGAATTCTAAGAACGTGCTGAGATTGGGGCGCCTCATCTACGTGCAGACGGCGAGGGGCCGCTGGACCCCGAGTCTGGGGCTCAGGGGAGGCCCGGGCGGGAGTCAGGACCGTGGGCGTCATTGGGGCGCAGACGGGGTTCGAGCCTTGAGGGTGGACGGGGCCGCTGGGGGGgagggcaggtggagggagggggagacggAGGAGGGGGCCGAGCAGCGCGGGTCCAGGAGGAGGGCGCCTGCCAGTCGGACGGAGACTGAGATGTGACCACCGGGTGTGGACCCTGGGAGGTCGCCTTTGGGCCAGGACAGTGCGGGGGACAGAGGGGCAGAGCGGAGAGAGGGGGCCGGTGAGGGTTTGACAGTTCTTTCCGGGGCCTCTGCTGTGAAGATAATCAGCAAAAACGGAGAGCTGAACGccggtgggggttggggagggtgtCCAGGGACGGTTgtgggtgttttttcttttcttgtttttaagaaattacaGCCTGTCTGTGCTGCTGACGAGGGGAATGGCCGGGCTGGCCAGCGGCCTGGGGTCTGGCGGGCCATGCGGGAGGCGGTGCCCGCGACCTCGTGAGATGATGAGAAATCCGTGTTTGGCCTCCGTCGGGCTCCTGGCGCAGAGCTCCTGAGACCCCGTCATTTCCCGGGTGACAGGGAGAGAGGACCCCCCCACCCCGTGTGTGCTAACAGGGCTGGGGCAGCGgtggggacacagggatgggCACTCAGCCTCCCCGATCTccggggagaggagaggggctggggacccAGGCGATCACCACTGACCGACGATTTCATCAATGCTGCCCCAGTGGCGGGACCTCCATCCAACACTGGTCCCTGAGCCCTGGGCCGCGGGGTCTGCGTCAGGTCTCGACTGAACTGTGGGACAGCCCGGTGGTGACCGCGGCGTAAGGGCCTGGTAGCAGCACAGGCCATCGTGCTACCAGCAGGTCGTGGTGCCCGAGGACCCCCAGCTCCTGTGTGCATGCCCTTTCTGGTGTCAGGGCTGTCGTGGACCAACAGAAAGCAGCAGAAATGACATACTTAGACCCGTTTCACGGAGCGGTAAGTGGGCTGGTTGAGGCCGCACGCGGAGGAAGTGAGGGGCCAGATGGGATGGGAACCCCTACCCCGGGCTCCTAGCCACACCACTAAACCCGTTCCCCGAGGCCCCCAATCGGAGCTTGGTGACGATGAGGGTCTGGGGAGGCCTGGCTGACGCCTGGAGGGGGCTGGCTGGGCAGTCTGTACCCCGGGAACTGGCGGTGAAACGGGGACCTGGGTATGCGTGGTGGCGCAGGTCCCGCTCTCAGGCGTCCCGCCCCCACACACAGATGCCCCCCAACACTCTGAGAGTCACGCTTGGCAGAAATAATTTAATGGTCCATCCGGGCAAGTGTCCTGGGGTCCGCCTGGCCCTCCCCGCCGGAGCAGTCCCCGGACGCCCACAGCCCCTCCGCAGGcccgggggaggcggggggacGGGTTTCAGCAACGCCTCTCATTCCTAGAGGGACTGGGCCGCGGAACCCCCACCTCGgagcccagccccgccccccagATGCCCACCCAGCCGACACCCCGCCCCCCGGGAGCACTGCGGAGACCTCAGCCTGGCCCCGGGAGCTTGCGATCGCTGGGCACTCAACAAGCCAAAGCAGCCGGGTCTGGGCCAGCGGACGGCCCCCGGGGGCAGGCGGTCTAGAGGCGGGGGTCGGGgccggggtcggggtcggggggCGGCGCGCGCAGGCGCTCCAGGCCGTCCGCGTACTGGAAGGCCGCGCCGCTCTCGTGCGCGTACAGGTCCAGGGCCACCGCGCAGCTCTCCCGCACCACGCGCTCGGGGTCGCCGGCGTGCGCGCGCAGCGCGGCCAGGCAGGCGGGCCTGGCGATGGCCCCCAGCGCCTCGGCGCACTCGTGCCGCACCATCGGGCTCTCGGCGCGCCGCGCCAGGGCGGCCGCCAGCGCGGGCACCGCCGCCTCGTGCTGCAGCTGGCCCAGCACGTAGCCGACCTCGTGGCGGAACAGGGCGCTACCGCAGCGCAGGCCtgcgggggtgggagggggggaCAAGAAGGGCTGGAGAGGGGGCTCCCCATCTGCAGGACGCCCCGCCCGGGCCCCGGGGTCAGCGCTCACCCTCGGCCAGCGCCAGGGCGGCCTCCTCGCCGCCGGTGTCGCGCAGGGCGAACATGGCCCGGTAGCGGTCGAAGAGCGGCCGCGCCTCGTCCAGCAGCGCCGCCCGCAGACGCCCCACGTTGCGCTCCTCGGCCGGGGGCGCCGGGTCCACCGAGAGGTAGGGCCCCTTGGGCGCCGGCGCGCCACCGCGCTGCTGCAGCCACTCCAGCCGCCGCACGGCCAGCTGGCACGTCTCCGCCACCTGCAGGTGGTCCACACAGCAGCTGTCAGGACCGGGCAGGCcaagggacccccccccccacccccgcggTGGGCATgacagccccctccctgccctccagggctccatgcTTAGTGGGGGCTTACGGGATTAGGGGGTGACCAGGGGGACACAAGGCCAGGAGGGGCTCAATGTGGAGGTGACATCAGAACCAAGGGGGAGAGGGAGTCAGGTGGAAACagccgtgcaaaggccctgaggcaggaccgTGCCGCACACGTCTGGGAAGAGCAAGCCAACTGAGGGGGAATGAGCAACAGAGGCGAGGTGAGGTGGTCGGGCCACTGTTCAGGGCCTGCGGGCCCCAGCGAGGACGTGGGACGCTGTCCTAACGATGATGATAAACCAGGAGTGCTGGAGCCATAGAACACGTCAAGAGACTTCAGCGTGCCATACATCCCTGGCTGCCAGAGGGGAGACGGGGGGCGGGCCGTGGGAAGTAGATATGGCAGGTGGCACGCATGTGCAGAGCAGCGGAAAGGTGGAACAGCCCAAATGCCATCAGCTGATGATGGACAAATGCAATGTAGTATCGATGCTTAGAATGGAATATTACGTAGCCgtgaagaggagcgaggccctgacacagCCGCATGTGGACGGACCTGCacacacgacgctcagggagaggagcagacacagaaggacacacagcgTGTGACCCCATGGACATGAAACGTccagatccacagacagagagcgggctcgttggtggaggggctgggggtgtgggggggtgaCTGCTGATGggatggggtttccttttgggggatggaatgttctggaaccaGACAGAGGTGATGACTGCATAGCTCTGGGTATGCCCTGCCACCCAATGTACACGGGCAAAGAGTGAATTTTAGGCTGTGTAACttatctcaataaacctgttattaaaggaaaaagaaggaaaggtggCAGGGAGGGTCTGGAAGAGGTGGGTGGgccgggggcgggcgggggggaCCCTGGCGGAGGGACTGGACGTGGGAGACGCGGGACAGCGGCGAGGTGGGCTCCATGCGGCTCAGGGCCGGGCGGCGCGGGCTGGTCCCCGGCATCCGGAGCCCTGCTCTGCCCCGTGGGGCAGCAGCCCCCCTGGCGGCTGCCTCCTGTCCCGCATCCCTGGCCCCGCGGTCGCCCTGGCAACCAGACCCAGGGGGGAGGGCTGGTCCTGGGACCCGGGATGGGCGGGGAGAGGGCGGGTGGGGCGTTACCTCGACGACGGGGTCGGCCTCGAACTCCTTCAGGACCTCCAGCACTTCGGGGCTCCCGATGGCCCCCAGGGCCTCCCCTGAGAAGACAGGGCAGAGCGCTGTCGGCCGGCCAGGGAAACGTCCTGGGACCCTGCCAGCCAGCGACACAGCCCCTCGGgctgccctccccacagctctGCCCTGCTGTGCGGTCCCACCCCCGCCTGGCCGGTGGCAGCAGGAGCGGAACAGCCCGCGAGCTGGCCCTTCCCCAGAAGCTGGACTTGACTGGAACTGGGCTGGGACGCGACCCGGCCCACACCAGAGCTCACGGCCTCAATGGGGAGATGCAGACAAGCGTGTCATGACGACTTGGGGTCACAGGTGACAAGGGGCTCCAAGAACATTCAGAGGAGTGGAGCCCATCAGGGAGAGCCCCCCGGAGGAGGAGGCTCAGCTGACCATGGCAGGGCTTGACGGCAAGGCCTCTGGGTGAGAGGGGATGGCACGTgccaaggccctggggtgggcaggtggAGTGGGGGTCGCCGGTAGGCAGGGGCAGGTGTGCAGAAACTGGGCAGCAGGTGTGGGACTGGgcagggccttgtgggccacAAGGAGGAGTGTGACCGTTTTCCCAGGGCCACAGACGGGTGCTGAGCACGGTGGAGACCCGAGGCCTCCTTCAGTCACTCCCTCCTTGTGCTCTACAAACCGGTGGAGGATGCTCTTGCCCACAATCCAGAACATCCTCCTGGACCTGAATCTGAGTtggtccctccctcctctgcctgcagccctCCAGGCTCCCCCTCCCTCAGGGGGGAAGCTGGAGTCCTCCCCATGGCGTCCCAGGCCCCGCATGacctgccccgccccctccccgccctccctcctccctctgctccagcctcacaggcctccttgctgttcctcccaCATGCCAGCCTcgggcctgccccagggcctttgcacaggctgtgccctctgcctggaacaccttTCCCCAGATATCCACCCAGATAACTCCCTCACTGCACTCAGGTCTCTGGTCACCGATTACAATTTGTGACACCTCCAGCCCCCTCGCCTGTTCTCGGCTTTACTGTTCTCCTTAGCACTTATGGAAGTCTTTCCAGCCTAACACGACTGGGCGCTCTGCAAAATCACACTCAAAATAGCAGAGCCTCTGGGAAGGGCGAGGTTTGGGGTGGGGCGTGCTTGTAAAGCGGCTCCAGCAAAAACAGTCACGGGAATCTAGAGAGTTCCCTGGGGCagccggggctgggggccggcctCAGCAGAGAGACTGGCTCGGGGAAGGTTCAAAATGCCCGGAAACCATCGAATGGAAACCCAGGCCCGGCTGACGACCTGGCAGCGAGCTCGCCGGGCACAGACACGCGGCCTCGGCGGCCCAGGCCCGCCAGGGGCGCTGCTCCTTTGTTTCCTGTCTGTGTCCCTCACAAGACCagggcctggtacacagcaggcgCCCAATAGATGTCTGTCCGATGAAAGAAACGAATGAACGAAACAGACATCAGGGGCTGGCTGTCTGTGGCCAACACCTGTCTTCGTAGGAGCGAGGAAtggtttttgacagttttaaaatCAAAGGCAGGatgccggcccggtggcatagtggttaagtctgtgcactctgcttaggcagcccagggctcataggttcggatcctgggagcggacctagtactgcttagcaagccacgcggtggcagcgtcccacataccaaatgggggaagatgggcaccactgtcagctcagggccaatcttcctcagcaaggaaaaaaaaaaatcaaagggctAATATTTTATGACACGTGAAATTCAACTCTCAGGGTCCACAAAGGGGTTCTGACCCGTGCCACACCGGTGTGTTGATGGCGGCTTTTATGCCACGATGGCAGAGGGGAGCTGTGGTGACAGAGACTGGCCTGCCCCGTATGGAGAAGTGTCCTGGCAGAGATCATGCAGGCGGACATGGACGCGGGAGGCCGAAGGGGACAGACGGCTGGGGGGGGGGGCCACTCACCCGCCTCGTGGCGCACCATGGGCTCCTGGCGGGTGTCCCGCAGCACGTCCACCAGCACGGGCACAGCCCGCGGGTCCTGCAGCTGGCCCAGGCAGTAGGCCAGCTCGTGTTTGAGCAGCGCGGAGTCATCATTGAAGGCCCGGCTGATCCAGGCGATGGCCGCGGGGCCGCCGAGGCCGCGCAGCGTGAAGAGCGCCCGGAAGCGGGCCTGTAGGGGCTGCTGCGGGTCCACCAGCGAGCGCCCGATGGCTTCCACCTCCTGCTCGGTCACCATGGCGCCCGCCCCGCTCCGCCTGCTGTGGGCCCGCCCGGGCACGAGAACCTACAGCGGAAACCGGGCGGCAGGTCAGGGACGTCCTTCGCCCGCTCATGGGGTTGTTGGTTGACGTTTGGACCTGGGCGGGGTGGTTTTCTGGGTGGAAAGCTGAGCTCTGGCCTCACctgcttgctgtgtggccttccctctctgggcctctcttaTACATCAGCAATGACCTCTGCTGGTCTGCCCTCCACACCACAGCGAGGGACTGTGGCGGCTGGTCCCCTCGATGACCCCAATGCCCCCCACCTCCTGCTGTTCCTGACCTGGGGGGCCCTCCCACACGGAGCCTGTGCGAACAATGGGATGTGGCAGAAATGACTTTGGAGGGGAGGTCGTGACAGGCCCTGTGGCTCTGTCCACTGCTCTGGGATCACCGGCTGTGGGGCAGCCATATGATGAGGAGCTGAGGCCTCCCCCCAACAGCCGGGAGAGCGCGGAGGGTGGGAGCGGTTCCTCCACCCCAGTCCCGCCTCCAGAGGACGCAGCCCTGGCCACTGTCCTGACGGCAACCCCCCGAGAGATCAGAGCCGGGGCCACCCAGCTAGGCCAGGCCCGGATCCCTGGCCACAGAAACTGGGGCGGTAGTATTTCCTGTTGGTATAGCTGCTAAACAGGGGGTAACTGGTCACTTGGCACAGGTAACGGATAGACGAATCCTTTCCGTATAGAAACAGGACCACGTGACTCCCTCACAAGACCCTCCTATGGCGCCACATTACTCCAAACTCCTTGACAGTCCCCAAGGCCCCCCATTACCTGCCCCGTCCCCTCTctaccctcccctcctccctctgctccagccacacggcCTCCTCGCTGTTCCTCCAACATGCCAGGCCtggtcctgccccagggcctttgcacgggcTGTTCCCTCCCTCAGAAACACtcttccccaaatgcccccatgctcactctctcacttccttggttcccaatgtcacctcctcaggggaGCCTTCCCTGATCACAGTCTTTGACGCTACGCTCCTATCCCTTTTCCTTTGTTCTGCTTTGTCTCTCTTCAAAGTGCTGGCCACCACCAGATAGCGTACTGGATATTTTTCGGTTTAGCTGGTGATGGTCGGCCTTACCCTTCACCAGAATATGAGAACTCTGAAGGCAGGGACCGAGACTCTGAGAGTCACCGCTGTcctcccagcacacagtaggtcctcagcaaaaacaataaCCGTAACAGTAACGGCAGCTGACACTGACACAGCAGGAGCTATGTGCCTGGCATCTGGAAGCTCTCTTCATTCGTGAACTCACCACAAGCCTACGAGAGAGGCACTAGGACCGTCACCATTTTACAGGACTGTTTATGGGACACCACACCCAGCCCGGGAGGAGGGTCCCCTCTCTGTCCTCTAGACCAGTGAGGACCCGGCAGACGCCTCATGAACACGACAGGCAGGCTGTGGCACGTCGGCAGCCCTCTGACCCAGCAGCGTCAGCAGGGCCGACCGCAGCCGCCTGAGCACAGACGACCCTTGGGGCGGTCGCCCCTCAAAAGAGGGGCCACCAGGGACCACCGAAGCCGGGAGGGAGCGAGCCGGCAAGGCCTTAGGGCCCGAGGAACCCGACTCTTTGTTCCACCCAAACGAGCAGCGACgtgcctggggtcacacagcaagtcgaGGACAGAGAGGAGCCAGCACTCCTGACTCCCGGGCTGCGGGGGGGGCCGGCCCTCAGGACACCTGGGAAAGGCCCCTCGTCACCTCCTCACCCCGGGAGACCTTAAACTCCTGGGAAAGAAGGGGAATCTGGCCAAGAAGGCGGCTCCAGCGACAAGAGAGGAGCCAAGAAGAGAGATTGTGGCTGGAGCTGAAGCGGGGCAGACATCTCTGAGTCTGGTTTCTTCGGCTGGAATAAACCCATGAACAGCTCATCGATGGAAGTCAGGGTCCCTTCGAGGCTCAGCTCAGACATGACCTTCGGGAGAGGCCTTCCCCGACCCCCCGTTGGAAGGGTGCAAACCCTCGGTCCCCAGCACCCCTTCCTCCCCCATCACATCCGTCTACCGTCCCCTGACGTCCTATGTATTTTACGGATCTGTTTCTTCCTAGAAAGCAACCTCCATGAAGACAGGgtttaaaacacacatatatatatataatatatacacgcagatctgtgtgcacacacaaagaaaaccagagcCGGCATGAAATCTTTCCTGGGGAGCCCGACAAGGCAGGGGACACCCAGCCACCCGGAAGCCTGCCACTCACACCTCAGGCCTGTCTGTCAGTGGGAAGGGGCACCCGGTGGACGTGGGGTTGAAGGGATCGGCCCCCAAAATCAAGGCAGAACCAGGGcagccgccccccgccccccacgaAGGTCTCTCAGAGACGGACACGGTGAGGGAGTAAGGGATGGAGGAGGCGGCCGGATCCTCGGAACCCCTCTCACCCCCCCTAGACTTCTCTACACCACGACCCCCCAGCACCAAGATCCCCGCAGCTAGACTCCCCCCGGAGAGGGGTCGCCCCACCCGGGATCGGTCTCCATGGAAGAGAACCCCCCCACTCTCCGCCCAGGAACCGGATGCCTCAAGATCTGTCCACGCGGAGCCCCGAGTACGGGGTCCCTCATGGGTTGGTGCTCCCAGGACCCCGGAAAAGGGGTCGCCCGATATGggacaccccccgcccccaccaccacGCGCTGGCTGCCCAGCGATCCCCGGAGCCACGGTCCCCAGAACCCGGGGGAAAGAGCCCGCCGGGACCCGGGATCGCTCAGGAGGAGGCCCCTCAACCCCCACAGCCAAGGAATCCAAGATTCGGGCGCCCACAGCGAGCCGTACCCCCCTCGCCCGCCCGCCAGGCCCAGCTCCGCACCgtgctcccgccgccgccgccgctgccgcttCACCGACCGCGACGCTCGCGGCGCGCTCTGGGAGCCGCCATCTTGGCGCCCACGTGACCTGGCCGGACGGAACCAACGCAGCGCCGCGGGGGGGAGGAGTCCAGTCAAAGTCGCCGCGGCGCGGGGAGACCCGGAAGCGCGAGTGGGCTCCGGTGCCAGCGCTCACACTCACACAGCAGGCAGAGTCTAAGGACATCCCTCAGGGAAGGGGAAGGGCAACTTCCA
This window harbors:
- the DOHH gene encoding deoxyhypusine hydroxylase yields the protein MVTEQEVEAIGRSLVDPQQPLQARFRALFTLRGLGGPAAIAWISRAFNDDSALLKHELAYCLGQLQDPRAVPVLVDVLRDTRQEPMVRHEAGEALGAIGSPEVLEVLKEFEADPVVEVAETCQLAVRRLEWLQQRGGAPAPKGPYLSVDPAPPAEERNVGRLRAALLDEARPLFDRYRAMFALRDTGGEEAALALAEGLRCGSALFRHEVGYVLGQLQHEAAVPALAAALARRAESPMVRHECAEALGAIARPACLAALRAHAGDPERVVRESCAVALDLYAHESGAAFQYADGLERLRAPPPDPDPGPDPRL